One region of Eupeodes corollae chromosome 1, idEupCoro1.1, whole genome shotgun sequence genomic DNA includes:
- the LOC129941050 gene encoding golgin-45: protein MPHTDKMMIDVGKARTSGDGMETSENAKTENKPTFSKAQLRRKDSTIQETVHQKKPPPPAPSSIPIPGLHTLYRPMETSRSLPAVKPRGELRLLTPRLIDSREVPEHKKTKPPRFIPFEPYAGAVNPIFPNKDKSKKILKKDRNNLDIGVLVSHMSTMRTQELHEAGEEGEKTAPAQLVSEDPQVIELKAELAKIKEERDFLNSQLKFQVQVNSELKGLLVASVGEDLQTRVNVLTEDKLQLARALLDTANNLTTHTEQIEFLASQCEVWRSKFLASSVMVEELARWKADLTQKNELLTESTKRLLNLSSETRKTQIDILKNLKFMAKIKYLNLPATDVVSLGSECLNILQQMALHSGVGIPDNLYLNNNNQQLTEDEQFAIQALEFISQPLIATDDAIKALFGQTRRSYVTTSELPTEEPISA from the exons ATGCCACACACCGATAAAATGATGATCGATGTTGGAAAAg CTCGAACCAGTGGCGATGGAATGGAAACTAGCGAAAATGCCAAAACCGAAAATAAACCAACATTTTCTAAGGCTCAATTAAGACGCAAAGACAGCACAATCCAAGAGACAGTGCATCAAAAGAAACCTCCCCCACCAGCACCCAGCTCAATTCCAATTCCTGGCCTGCATACCTTGTACCGACCAATGGAGACATCAAGGAGCTTACCTGCCGTCAAACCGCGAGGTGAACTTCGCCTCCTCACCCCCAGGTTAATCGATTCCCGTGAAGTTCCCGAACACAAGAAGACCAAACCTCCACGATTTATTCCCTTCGAACCTTATGCTGGTGCTGTAAATCCAATTTTCCCCAACAAAGACAAATCCAAGAAAATCCTCAAGAAAGATCGTAACAATTTAGATATCGGTGTTTTAGTAAGTCATATGTCGACAATGCGAACACAAGAACTGCACGAAGCAGGTGAGGAAGGGGAAAAGACAGCACCCGCTCAACTGGTGTCCGAAGATCCACAGGTGATTGAGTTGAAAGCTGAATTGGCCAAAATCAAGGAAGAACGAGACTTTTTGAATAGTCAGCTCAAATTTCAAGTGCAAGTGAATTCGGAGTTAAAAGGTCTACTTGTTGCTTCGGTGGGCGAAGATCTTCAGACGAGGGTCAATGTTTTGACCGAAGATAAACTGCAACTGGCTAGGGCGTTATTGGACACGGCAAATAATCTTACAACCCATACA GAACAAATCGAATTCCTCGCGAGTCAGTGCGAAGTTTGGCGCAGTAAATTCCTTGCCAGCAGTGTTATGGTGGAGGAACTCGCTCGATGGAAGGCTGATCTAACCCAGAAAAACGAATTGCTCACAGAGTCGACCAAGCGACTTCTTAATCTCTCTTCCGAAACTCGCAAAACTCAAATCGatattcttaaaaatctaaaattcatGGCAAAGATCAAATATCTAAATCTACCAGCCACCGATGTCGTAAGCCTCGGTTCGGAGTGTCTTAATATTCTACAACAAATGGCTCTCCATTCTGGCGTTGGTATTCCTGACAATctatatttaaacaataacaaTCAGCAGCTCACTGAAGATGAACAATTTGCCATTCAA GCCCTAGAGTTCATAAGTCAACCTTTAATCGCTACTGACGACGCAATAAAAGCTCTTTTCGGTCAAACTCGACGATCCTATGTGACGACTAGCGAATTGCCAACCGAAGAACCAATAAGTGCTTAG